From Caldicellulosiruptor hydrothermalis 108, a single genomic window includes:
- the guaA gene encoding glutamine-hydrolyzing GMP synthase, with protein sequence MQHEIVVVLDFGGQYNQLIARRVRECGVYCEIWPYDTPLEKIVSKNPKGIIFTGGPSSVYEPNAPMIDKELFERGIPILGICYGNQLIAHVLGGKVSRALFREYGKTHIKYDISSPLFSGIPEHSVCWMSHTDFVEKLPEGFKALASTENCAIAAFGDDIKKIYGVQFHPEVVHTEYGREIIKNFLFNICQCSGDWKTSSFIEEKVNEIKSIVGNQKVVCALSGGVDSSVAAVLVHKAIGKNLYCIFVDHGLLRKGEAEEVMSVFKDQFDMNVIKVDAKDRFLDALKGVTEPEEKRKIIGREFIRVFEEEAEKLGDIKFLVQGTIYPDVVESGVGKAATIKSHHNVGGLPEKIKFEQIIEPLRELFKDEVRRVGIELGIPEKIVKRQPFPGPGLAIRIIGEVTEEKLEILREVDWIFRKEIEQSGLDNEIWQYFAILTNMRSVGVMGDERTYDYTVALRAVTSIDGMTADWAKIPYEILERVSNEIVNSVKKVNRVVYDITSKPPATIEWE encoded by the coding sequence TTGCAACATGAGATTGTAGTAGTTCTGGACTTTGGTGGTCAGTATAACCAGCTTATTGCAAGAAGAGTAAGAGAATGCGGAGTGTACTGTGAAATTTGGCCATACGACACACCTCTTGAAAAGATAGTTAGTAAAAATCCAAAAGGAATTATATTTACAGGTGGACCGTCAAGTGTATACGAGCCAAACGCTCCTATGATTGACAAAGAACTATTCGAAAGGGGTATTCCAATACTTGGGATATGTTATGGGAACCAGCTGATTGCTCATGTTTTGGGCGGAAAAGTGTCAAGGGCGCTATTTAGAGAGTATGGAAAGACGCATATAAAATACGACATCTCTTCTCCTCTTTTCAGCGGAATACCTGAACATTCTGTGTGTTGGATGAGCCACACAGACTTTGTAGAGAAGCTTCCAGAGGGGTTTAAGGCTTTGGCATCCACCGAAAATTGCGCAATTGCAGCGTTTGGAGATGATATCAAGAAAATTTATGGTGTTCAATTTCATCCTGAGGTTGTCCATACCGAATATGGACGGGAAATTATAAAAAACTTTTTATTTAACATTTGTCAATGCAGCGGTGATTGGAAAACTTCATCATTTATTGAGGAAAAGGTTAATGAGATAAAAAGTATTGTAGGCAACCAAAAAGTGGTATGTGCTCTTTCAGGTGGTGTTGACTCTTCTGTTGCAGCAGTCCTTGTTCACAAAGCGATAGGGAAAAATCTTTACTGCATATTTGTTGACCATGGTCTTTTGAGAAAGGGCGAAGCTGAGGAAGTTATGAGTGTTTTTAAAGATCAATTTGACATGAATGTAATCAAGGTTGATGCGAAAGATAGATTCTTAGATGCTTTAAAAGGTGTTACTGAACCAGAGGAAAAACGGAAGATCATTGGAAGAGAGTTTATCAGGGTATTTGAAGAGGAAGCAGAAAAGCTTGGCGATATAAAGTTTTTGGTTCAGGGAACAATTTATCCTGACGTTGTTGAGAGCGGGGTTGGCAAGGCTGCAACTATAAAAAGCCACCACAATGTCGGTGGTCTTCCTGAAAAAATAAAATTCGAACAAATAATTGAGCCTCTCAGAGAGCTATTTAAAGATGAGGTAAGAAGAGTAGGAATAGAATTGGGAATACCTGAAAAGATTGTCAAAAGACAGCCTTTCCCCGGACCTGGTCTTGCAATAAGGATAATTGGAGAGGTTACAGAGGAAAAATTGGAGATACTGCGCGAGGTTGATTGGATCTTTAGAAAAGAGATTGAACAGAGCGGTCTTGACAATGAAATATGGCAGTACTTTGCGATATTAACCAATATGAGAAGTGTTGGTGTAATGGGTGATGAAAGAACGTATGATTACACAGTTGCTCTAAGAGCTGTTACAAGCATTGATGGGATGACGGCTGACTGGGCTAAAATACCTTATGAGATTTTAGAGAGGGTTTCAAATGAGATTGTAAACAGTGTGAAAAAGGTCAACAGGGTGGTGTATGACATCACTTCAAAACCTCCTGCTACAATTGAATGGGAATAG
- a CDS encoding F0F1 ATP synthase subunit A gives MGESVLKVLFTIPIGKGIPVRVAVVEMWAVMLFLIALAFYLTSNMKLVPTKKQMIAEFIVDSMNKITKNFLGHYWRIFSPYLGTLFLFLLSLNLLGLFGFQPPTSNLNVTASFGVMSILVLIISTIILKNPIRWFLDHFRPIPIIFPFKFLDYFTRTLSLSARLFGNILAGTTIMELIYHGLIKFHIPPVGIPAVASLYFDIFDGVLQAIIFTFLSLIYLYEALEE, from the coding sequence ATGGGCGAAAGCGTATTGAAGGTTTTATTTACCATCCCTATTGGAAAAGGCATACCAGTAAGAGTCGCAGTTGTTGAAATGTGGGCTGTGATGCTATTTTTGATTGCTCTTGCTTTTTATTTAACATCTAATATGAAACTTGTGCCCACGAAAAAACAGATGATTGCTGAATTTATTGTTGATTCTATGAATAAGATAACCAAAAATTTTTTAGGTCATTATTGGCGTATTTTTTCGCCATATTTAGGGACTCTGTTTTTGTTCTTGCTAAGCCTGAATCTGTTGGGACTTTTTGGTTTTCAGCCACCAACAAGTAACTTGAATGTTACTGCAAGTTTTGGTGTAATGTCTATTTTAGTATTGATAATCTCTACAATAATACTAAAAAATCCAATAAGATGGTTTTTAGATCACTTTAGACCCATCCCAATCATTTTCCCGTTTAAGTTCTTGGACTATTTCACAAGAACTCTTTCTTTGTCTGCCCGATTATTCGGTAATATTCTTGCTGGGACTACCATCATGGAGCTCATTTACCATGGCCTTATAAAGTTCCACATACCTCCTGTTGGTATTCCAGCAGTAGCAAGTTTATATTTTGATATATTTGATGGGGTTCTTCAGGCAATAATCTTTACATTTCTTTCCTTAATTTACCTTTACGAAGCCTTAGAAGAATAA
- the atpE gene encoding ATP synthase F0 subunit C, protein MTALAAGIAMLAGLGVGIGIGIATGKASESIGRQPEAFGRIFPLFLIGAALAEAVAIYSLVIAFMLISKI, encoded by the coding sequence ATGACAGCATTAGCAGCTGGTATAGCAATGCTGGCAGGTTTGGGTGTAGGTATTGGTATTGGTATTGCAACAGGAAAAGCTTCAGAATCTATTGGAAGACAGCCAGAAGCATTTGGACGTATTTTCCCGCTATTTTTAATTGGTGCTGCTTTGGCGGAAGCAGTTGCTATCTATAGTTTGGTTATTGCATTCATGTTAATTTCTAAAATCTAA
- the atpF gene encoding F0F1 ATP synthase subunit B: protein MFELKIFENIFFWAIINFLILYLIYKKFFFQRVTQFMEKRSQIIQDQLDFAAKSKEEAIKLKEEYENILAQAHAKANEIVESATLEAQRQAAEIIENAKLEANRIMENALRQFEIEKKKQINELKNQFVSIALLAASRVIEKNLNTEENRKMVENIFDEAGVA, encoded by the coding sequence ATGTTCGAACTTAAGATATTTGAGAATATATTCTTTTGGGCAATTATAAACTTTTTGATACTTTATCTCATATACAAAAAGTTTTTCTTCCAAAGAGTTACACAGTTTATGGAAAAAAGATCCCAGATAATTCAAGATCAGCTTGATTTTGCAGCAAAGTCAAAAGAAGAGGCAATAAAGCTAAAGGAAGAATATGAGAATATACTTGCCCAGGCACATGCCAAAGCAAATGAAATTGTTGAAAGTGCAACCTTGGAGGCACAAAGACAGGCGGCAGAAATCATTGAAAATGCAAAGCTTGAGGCTAACAGAATTATGGAAAATGCGCTCAGACAATTTGAGATTGAAAAGAAGAAGCAAATAAATGAACTCAAAAATCAGTTTGTTTCAATTGCGCTTCTTGCTGCATCAAGAGTTATTGAGAAGAATTTGAATACAGAGGAAAATAGAAAGATGGTTGAGAACATATTTGATGAGGCAGGGGTTGCTTAA
- the atpH gene encoding ATP synthase F1 subunit delta: MLPAKRYAEALIKLGQEEGKLEKFYDHLFKLFEIIKSNNEFNNIWFDLEMKRSEKKQRIKVFFGDDIDSYILNLLYLLIDKRREIILPYIPFYYKEIYDKIVGNVDVQVIVAHEIGSDVLNKISKWLLKKYGVKNPRFIVKVDKSIIGGIKLLFNNIEVDASIKGALDSMRKELVKIAIL, from the coding sequence ATGTTGCCAGCAAAAAGATATGCAGAGGCTCTTATAAAGCTTGGTCAAGAGGAAGGTAAGCTGGAAAAATTTTATGACCATTTGTTCAAATTATTTGAGATTATCAAAAGTAATAATGAATTTAATAATATTTGGTTCGATTTAGAAATGAAGCGTTCAGAAAAGAAACAAAGAATCAAAGTATTCTTTGGTGATGACATTGATAGTTATATCTTGAACCTTCTTTATCTTCTCATTGATAAACGCAGGGAAATAATTCTTCCCTATATACCTTTTTATTACAAAGAGATATATGACAAAATTGTAGGCAATGTAGATGTGCAGGTTATTGTTGCTCATGAAATTGGAAGCGATGTGTTAAACAAAATTTCTAAATGGCTTTTGAAAAAGTACGGAGTCAAAAATCCAAGATTCATTGTAAAGGTTGACAAAAGCATAATTGGTGGGATAAAGCTGTTATTTAATAACATTGAAGTTGATGCTTCAATAAAAGGTGCTCTTGATTCAATGAGAAAAGAGCTTGTAAAGATAGCTATTTTGTAG